A genome region from Ficedula albicollis isolate OC2 chromosome 23, FicAlb1.5, whole genome shotgun sequence includes the following:
- the SMIM12 gene encoding small integral membrane protein 12, translating to PRAAVRSKAPYVTFPVAFVVGLVGSQLEWFLRGDPPATAQEEKSISEQREDRKLQEIVGEDVTKVVSLKDKLEFAPRAVLNRNRPEKS from the coding sequence ccccgggcggccGTGCGCTCCAAGGCCCCGTACGTCACCTTCCCGGTGGCCTTCGTGGTGGGGCTGGTGGGCTCCCAGCTGGAGTGGTTCCTGCGCGGAGACCCCCCGGCCACGGCCCAGGAGGAGAAGAGCATCTCGGAGCAGCGGGAGGACCGCAAGCTGCAGGAGATCGTGGGCGAGGACGTGACCAAGGTGGTGAGCCTGAAGGACAAGCTGGAGTTCGCCCCTCGGGCCGTGCTCAACAGGAACCGCCCCGAGAAGAGTTAA